One genomic region from Ralstonia pseudosolanacearum encodes:
- a CDS encoding LysR family transcriptional regulator — MDRLQAMQVFTRVVEASSFTKAADNLQLPRATVTNLVQSLEAHLGVRLLHRTTRRVNVTADGAAYYERCMRILGDLEETEAAFSQSASGARGTLRIDVPGSIGKRLLVPRIRDFHDAYPDLQLEIGMSDRTVDLVQEGVDCAVRVGELQDSTLVARRIGQLSMVNCASPDYLERYGTPRALEDLQDHIAVNYFSPRNGRRMDWDFVIDGQKQIHKVRSLVSVNDAESAMACALHGLGLLQTARFLAYEHLQSGQLVEVLPDYVSEPLPVSVIYPHNRHLSPKVRVFVDWVAMLFADHPCLRLKEPLPLRRVADAA, encoded by the coding sequence ATGGATCGCTTGCAAGCCATGCAGGTTTTCACGCGCGTGGTGGAAGCCAGCAGTTTCACCAAGGCTGCGGATAACCTTCAGTTGCCGCGCGCCACCGTCACCAATCTCGTGCAGAGCCTCGAGGCCCATCTCGGCGTGCGCCTGCTGCACCGGACCACCCGGCGCGTCAATGTCACCGCCGATGGCGCCGCCTACTACGAGCGCTGCATGCGTATCCTGGGCGACCTCGAAGAGACCGAGGCCGCCTTTTCGCAGAGCGCGTCGGGCGCGCGGGGCACGCTGCGCATCGACGTGCCCGGCTCGATCGGCAAACGGCTGCTGGTGCCGCGTATCCGCGACTTCCACGACGCCTATCCCGACCTGCAGCTGGAGATCGGCATGAGCGACCGCACCGTCGATCTGGTGCAGGAAGGCGTGGACTGCGCCGTGCGCGTTGGCGAGCTGCAGGATTCCACCCTGGTCGCGCGCCGCATCGGCCAGCTGTCGATGGTCAACTGCGCCTCGCCGGACTACCTCGAGCGATACGGCACGCCCCGTGCGCTGGAGGATCTGCAGGACCACATCGCGGTGAACTACTTCTCGCCGCGCAACGGCCGCCGCATGGACTGGGATTTCGTCATCGACGGCCAGAAGCAGATCCACAAGGTGCGCAGCCTGGTGTCGGTCAACGATGCGGAGTCGGCCATGGCCTGCGCGTTGCACGGGCTGGGCCTGCTGCAGACGGCGCGTTTCCTGGCCTATGAGCACCTGCAGTCGGGGCAGCTGGTGGAGGTGCTGCCCGATTACGTCTCCGAGCCGCTGCCGGTGTCGGTCATCTACCCGCACAACCGCCACCTGTCGCCCAAGGTGCGGGTGTTCGTGGACTGGGTGGCGATGCTGTTCGCCGATCACCCGTGCCTGCGGTTGAAGGAGCCGCTGCCGCTGCGGCGGGTGGCCGACGCCGCCTGA
- a CDS encoding alpha/beta hydrolase gives MGSSPPRLVVSEPAPDAAADTGTRAVPPRPLADVPDAVPAGALRVATADQHGPVNAAPATAEANTPPRAVSTADYWTQGYASRIRLRVFRPERRADDGADTGAVPLRQPAVLYLHGGGFVGGCIDDADVSARHLAATLPAVVVTVGYSLAPAAPFPAAPEDVYATLCCMAEHAATWGIDRRRLAVAGHDAGGNLSAALAMIARDRGGPSLRAQVLIAPMLDPTMARVRPDRLADADNSAEACAACYRQYLPRPTERVHPYAAPVESRRLHGLPPALLLTAPQDLLRTEAERYASALIEAGVATQVLRVADACHDSIATDRAALDEITCFLRWHLGLTRPAAPRKRRGRRAAAAGTAGDLPG, from the coding sequence ATGGGTTCTTCGCCACCTCGCCTCGTTGTTTCGGAGCCTGCGCCAGACGCCGCCGCGGATACCGGCACGCGCGCCGTGCCACCGCGCCCGCTTGCCGACGTGCCGGACGCCGTGCCCGCCGGCGCATTGCGTGTCGCAACAGCCGATCAGCACGGCCCCGTGAACGCCGCCCCGGCAACCGCGGAGGCAAACACGCCGCCGCGTGCCGTCAGCACCGCGGACTACTGGACGCAGGGCTACGCCAGCCGCATCCGCCTGCGCGTCTTCCGCCCCGAGCGCCGCGCCGACGACGGTGCCGATACCGGTGCCGTGCCACTGCGCCAGCCGGCCGTGCTCTACCTGCATGGCGGCGGATTCGTCGGCGGCTGCATCGACGATGCCGACGTGTCGGCCCGGCATCTGGCCGCCACGCTGCCGGCGGTGGTGGTGACGGTCGGCTATTCGCTCGCGCCGGCGGCGCCCTTTCCCGCCGCGCCGGAAGACGTCTACGCCACGCTGTGCTGCATGGCCGAGCACGCCGCCACCTGGGGCATCGACCGCCGCCGGCTGGCGGTGGCCGGGCACGATGCGGGCGGCAACCTGTCCGCCGCGCTGGCCATGATCGCGCGCGACCGCGGCGGCCCCAGCCTGCGCGCGCAGGTGCTGATCGCGCCGATGCTCGACCCGACCATGGCACGCGTGCGCCCGGACCGGCTGGCCGACGCGGACAACTCAGCCGAGGCCTGCGCTGCCTGCTACCGGCAGTACCTGCCGCGCCCGACCGAGCGCGTGCACCCGTACGCCGCGCCGGTGGAGTCGCGCCGCCTGCACGGCCTGCCGCCCGCCCTGCTGCTGACCGCGCCGCAAGACCTGCTGCGCACTGAGGCCGAACGCTACGCCAGCGCGCTGATCGAGGCGGGCGTGGCCACCCAGGTCCTGCGCGTGGCCGATGCCTGCCACGACTCCATCGCCACCGACCGGGCGGCGCTGGACGAGATCACCTGTTTCCTGCGCTGGCACCTGGGCCTGACCCGCCCGGCCGCCCCGCGCAAGCGCCGGGGGCGCCGCGCCGCCGCGGCCGGCACGGCCGGTGACCTACCCGGCTGA
- a CDS encoding efflux RND transporter periplasmic adaptor subunit translates to MSLSKRTLALSVAAVVGVAAVGIYGLAPTAGASQQPAAPAAMPVDVAPAIARNVTDWDEFSGRLEAVERVEVRPLVGGTITAVHFKDGSIVRKGDPLFTIDPRPYAAEVARTQAALTAAKSRVAYTASELERAQKLVADNAIARREFEEKENAAREAQANLQGAAAALDAAKLNLEYTRIVAPVAGRVSRAEITVGNVVATGGAAPVLTTLVSVSPMYVAFDADEQTYLRFSANTAQGAKTPIYIGLANEDGYTREGTIQSVDNRLDVRSGTIRVRATVDNADGRLTPGLYARVKMGNGAPHDAVLISDKAIGTDQDKKFVLVVDAANKTSYRPVTLGASTDGLRVVKTGLKVGERIVVNGIQRVRPGDPVAPNAVTMESLVAKRAARPGTPPQPDAGNPAEAAAPSSAAAPAAKATPQPKPANAKTAAAQRLPADRA, encoded by the coding sequence ATGAGCCTGTCAAAACGCACCCTCGCCTTGTCGGTCGCCGCCGTGGTCGGCGTTGCGGCCGTGGGCATCTACGGTCTCGCCCCCACTGCCGGCGCCTCGCAGCAGCCGGCCGCGCCGGCCGCCATGCCGGTGGATGTCGCCCCGGCCATCGCGCGCAACGTCACCGACTGGGACGAGTTCTCCGGCCGCCTGGAAGCCGTCGAGCGCGTCGAGGTGCGCCCGCTGGTGGGCGGCACCATCACCGCGGTCCACTTCAAGGACGGCAGCATCGTCAGGAAGGGCGACCCGCTGTTCACCATCGACCCGCGCCCCTACGCTGCCGAAGTGGCCCGCACGCAGGCCGCGCTGACGGCCGCCAAGTCGCGCGTGGCCTACACCGCGTCGGAGCTGGAGCGCGCGCAGAAGCTGGTGGCCGACAACGCCATCGCCCGCCGCGAGTTCGAAGAGAAGGAAAACGCCGCGCGCGAGGCCCAGGCCAACCTGCAAGGCGCCGCCGCCGCGCTGGATGCGGCCAAGCTGAACCTGGAGTACACGCGCATCGTGGCGCCGGTCGCGGGCCGCGTGTCGCGCGCCGAGATCACCGTCGGCAACGTGGTCGCCACGGGCGGCGCCGCGCCGGTGCTGACCACGCTGGTGTCGGTCTCGCCGATGTACGTGGCGTTCGATGCCGACGAGCAGACCTACCTGCGCTTCTCCGCCAACACCGCCCAGGGCGCCAAGACGCCGATCTACATCGGCCTGGCCAATGAAGACGGCTACACGCGCGAAGGCACGATCCAGTCGGTCGACAACCGGCTCGACGTGCGCTCCGGCACCATCCGCGTGCGTGCCACGGTGGACAACGCCGACGGCCGCCTCACGCCGGGCCTGTACGCCCGCGTGAAGATGGGCAACGGCGCGCCGCACGATGCCGTCCTGATCAGCGACAAGGCGATCGGCACCGACCAGGACAAGAAGTTCGTGCTGGTGGTCGACGCGGCCAACAAGACCAGCTACCGCCCCGTCACGCTGGGCGCGTCGACGGACGGCCTGCGCGTGGTGAAGACCGGCCTGAAGGTGGGCGAGCGCATCGTCGTCAACGGCATCCAGCGCGTGCGCCCCGGCGACCCCGTGGCACCCAACGCGGTGACCATGGAAAGCCTGGTGGCCAAGCGCGCGGCACGCCCCGGCACGCCGCCGCAGCCCGATGCCGGCAACCCCGCCGAAGCCGCCGCGCCGTCGTCCGCCGCCGCTCCGGCCGCCAAGGCCACACCGCAGCCCAAGCCCGCGAACGCCAAGACCGCCGCCGCGCAACGCCTCCCGGCCGACCGGGCCTGA
- a CDS encoding efflux RND transporter permease subunit — protein sequence MNFSKFFVDRPIFAGVLSTLILLVGIISIWRLPISEYPEVVPPSVVVRAQFPGANPKVIAETVASPLEEQINGVENMLYMQSQANSDGNLTLTVTFKLGTDPDKAQQLVQNRVSQAMPRLPDVVQRLGVTTIKSSPDLTMVVHLLSPNDRYDMTYLRNYAVLNVKDRLARINGVGQVQLFGSGDYSMRVWLDPNKVAERGLTANEVVRAIRDQNVQVAAGVIGGSPSLPGTDLQLSVNAQGRLKTEQEFGDIILKSSPNGAVTTLRDVARIELAASEYGLRSLLDNKQAVAIPIFQAPGSNALQISDDVRKTMAELKEDFPEGVDYRIVYDPTQFVRSSIEAVTHTLLEAVALVVLVVILFLQTWRASIIPLLAVPVSIIGTFGLMLMFGFSINALSLFGLVLAIGIVVDDAIVVVENVERNIAEGLSPREATYKAMREVSGPIIAIALTLIAVFVPLAFMTGLTGQFYKQFALTISISTVISAFNSLTLSPALAALLLKSHDAPKDLLARVMERCLGWIFRPFNRVFGAASESYGRSTSRVIGRKAVMLGIYLALIGLTALLFNRVPGGFVPMQDKQYLVSFAQLPDGASLDRTEDVIRRMSDIALKHPGVESAVAFPGLSINGFTNSPSAGIVFVALKPFDQRKTPNLSGGAIAGQLNQQYGAIKDAFIAVFPPPPVQGLGTVGGFKMQLEDRGSVGYEQLFAASQAFMQKARQTPELGPSFSSYQINVPQLNADLDRVKAKQLGVPVTDVFDTMQIYLGSLYVNDFNRFGRTYQVKVQADAPFRAHAEDILQLKTRNTDGEMVPLSSLLRVSQGFGPDMVVRYNGYTAADINGGPAPGYSSGQAQAAAERIAREVLPKGVRFEWTDLTYQQILAGNSAMWIFPLCVLLVFLVLAAQYESLTLPLAVILIVPMSLFAAMLGVWISHGDNNIFTQIGLVVLVGLACKNAILIVEFARELELQGRSIVAAAIEACRLRLRPILMTSIAFIMGVVPLVMSTGAGAEMRHAMGVAVFAGMLGVTLFGLFLTPVFYVVLRTLASRRRQHSEDAPDLDPDADGTALPLPSGQH from the coding sequence ATGAACTTCTCCAAATTCTTCGTGGACCGCCCCATCTTCGCCGGGGTGCTTTCCACGCTGATCCTGCTGGTCGGGATCATCTCGATCTGGCGATTGCCGATCTCGGAATACCCTGAGGTCGTGCCGCCTTCGGTGGTGGTGCGCGCGCAGTTTCCGGGCGCCAACCCCAAGGTGATCGCCGAGACCGTCGCCTCGCCGCTCGAAGAGCAGATCAACGGCGTCGAGAACATGCTCTACATGCAGTCGCAGGCCAACAGCGACGGCAACCTGACCCTGACGGTGACCTTCAAGCTGGGCACCGACCCGGACAAGGCCCAGCAACTGGTGCAGAACCGCGTCTCGCAAGCCATGCCGCGCCTGCCCGACGTGGTACAGCGCCTGGGCGTGACCACCATCAAGAGCAGCCCCGACCTGACAATGGTGGTCCACCTGCTGTCGCCCAACGACCGCTACGACATGACGTACCTGCGCAACTACGCGGTGCTCAACGTCAAGGACCGACTGGCGCGCATCAACGGCGTGGGCCAGGTGCAGCTGTTCGGCTCGGGCGACTACTCGATGCGCGTGTGGCTCGACCCGAACAAGGTGGCCGAGCGCGGCCTGACCGCCAATGAAGTGGTGCGCGCCATCCGCGACCAGAACGTGCAGGTGGCGGCCGGCGTGATCGGCGGCTCGCCGTCGCTGCCGGGCACGGACCTGCAGCTGTCCGTCAATGCGCAGGGGCGCCTGAAGACCGAGCAGGAATTCGGCGACATCATCCTCAAGAGCTCGCCCAACGGCGCGGTGACCACCCTGCGCGACGTGGCCCGCATCGAGCTGGCCGCGTCCGAATACGGCCTGCGCTCGCTGCTGGACAACAAGCAGGCGGTGGCCATTCCGATCTTCCAGGCGCCGGGCTCCAACGCCCTGCAGATCTCGGACGACGTGCGCAAGACGATGGCCGAGCTGAAAGAAGACTTCCCCGAAGGCGTGGACTACCGCATCGTCTATGACCCGACGCAGTTCGTCCGCTCAAGCATCGAGGCGGTCACGCACACGCTGCTCGAAGCGGTGGCGCTGGTGGTGCTGGTGGTGATCCTGTTCCTGCAGACCTGGCGCGCGTCGATCATTCCGCTGCTGGCGGTGCCGGTGTCCATCATCGGCACGTTCGGGCTGATGCTGATGTTCGGCTTCTCGATCAACGCGCTGTCGCTGTTCGGGCTGGTGCTGGCGATCGGGATCGTGGTGGATGACGCCATCGTGGTGGTGGAGAACGTCGAGCGCAACATCGCCGAAGGGCTGTCGCCGCGCGAGGCCACCTACAAAGCCATGCGCGAGGTGAGCGGCCCCATCATCGCGATCGCGCTGACGCTGATCGCCGTGTTCGTGCCGCTGGCCTTCATGACGGGCCTGACCGGCCAGTTCTACAAGCAGTTCGCGCTGACGATCTCGATCTCGACGGTTATCTCTGCGTTCAACTCGCTCACGCTGTCGCCGGCGCTGGCCGCGCTGCTGCTCAAGAGCCATGACGCGCCGAAAGACCTGCTCGCACGTGTGATGGAGCGCTGCCTCGGCTGGATCTTCCGTCCGTTCAACCGCGTGTTCGGTGCCGCGTCGGAATCGTATGGCCGCAGCACGTCGCGCGTGATCGGCCGCAAGGCTGTCATGCTGGGCATCTATCTGGCGCTGATCGGCCTGACCGCGCTGCTGTTCAACCGCGTGCCGGGCGGCTTCGTGCCGATGCAGGACAAGCAATACCTGGTGAGCTTCGCGCAGTTGCCCGACGGCGCCTCGCTGGACCGCACCGAGGACGTGATCCGCCGCATGTCGGACATCGCCCTGAAGCACCCCGGCGTGGAAAGCGCCGTGGCCTTCCCGGGCCTGTCGATCAACGGCTTCACCAACAGCCCGAGCGCCGGCATCGTGTTCGTCGCGCTCAAGCCGTTCGACCAGCGCAAGACGCCCAACCTGTCGGGCGGCGCCATCGCCGGGCAGTTGAACCAGCAGTACGGCGCCATCAAGGATGCATTCATCGCCGTGTTCCCGCCGCCGCCGGTGCAGGGCCTCGGCACGGTGGGCGGCTTCAAGATGCAGCTGGAAGACCGCGGCTCGGTCGGCTACGAGCAACTCTTCGCCGCCTCGCAGGCCTTCATGCAGAAGGCGCGCCAGACGCCGGAGCTGGGCCCGTCGTTCTCGAGCTACCAGATCAACGTGCCGCAGCTCAACGCCGACCTGGACCGCGTCAAGGCCAAGCAGTTGGGCGTGCCGGTCACGGATGTGTTCGACACCATGCAGATCTACCTGGGCTCGCTGTACGTGAACGACTTCAACCGGTTCGGCCGCACCTACCAGGTGAAGGTCCAGGCCGACGCGCCGTTCCGCGCCCACGCCGAAGACATCCTGCAACTCAAGACCCGCAACACCGATGGCGAAATGGTGCCCCTGTCCTCCCTGCTGCGCGTGTCGCAAGGCTTCGGGCCCGACATGGTGGTGCGCTACAACGGCTACACCGCCGCCGACATCAACGGCGGCCCGGCGCCGGGCTACTCGTCGGGCCAGGCCCAGGCCGCGGCCGAGCGCATCGCGCGCGAGGTGCTGCCCAAGGGCGTGCGCTTCGAGTGGACGGACCTGACGTATCAGCAGATCCTGGCCGGCAACTCCGCTATGTGGATCTTCCCGCTGTGCGTGCTGCTGGTGTTCCTGGTGCTGGCCGCGCAGTACGAGAGCCTGACGCTGCCGCTGGCGGTGATCCTGATCGTGCCGATGAGCCTGTTCGCTGCCATGCTGGGCGTGTGGATCTCGCACGGCGACAACAATATCTTCACGCAGATCGGCCTGGTGGTGCTGGTGGGGCTGGCGTGCAAGAACGCGATCCTGATCGTCGAGTTCGCGCGCGAGCTTGAACTGCAGGGGCGCTCCATCGTGGCAGCCGCCATCGAGGCCTGCCGCCTGCGTCTGCGCCCGATCCTGATGACGTCGATCGCCTTCATCATGGGCGTGGTGCCCCTGGTGATGTCGACCGGCGCCGGCGCGGAGATGCGCCATGCCATGGGCGTGGCCGTGTTCGCGGGGATGCTGGGCGTGACGCTGTTCGGCCTGTTCCTCACGCCGGTGTTCTACGTGGTGCTGCGCACGCTGGCCTCGCGTCGCCGCCAGCACTCGGAAGACGCCCCCGACCTGGATCCGGACGCCGACGGCACGGCCCTGCCGCTGCCCTCCGGCCAACACTAA
- a CDS encoding efflux transporter outer membrane subunit, translating to MNALKQQQGGPARPGCRTPLALAAALFLAACSLAPTYEKPDVGTPTAFKEAAQGAQDAEVPLAAGEQGKWKTAEPSMPADGAWWKLFNDATLDRLEAQAGEASPTLAAAATRVSQARAIVQSNRAALFPELDAGFGPTRQRASAASAGLPVGAPVQPQTYWRAQATVSYEADLFGRVRNSVNAADADAERVEALYRAARLSLQADVAQTYFSLRTLDAEEALLARTVVGREEALKLVQRRFSTGDIGELDVARADAELATARSDRLDVARRRALLEHALATLLGKAPSGFTLGADPLQAANVRVPPGLPSALLERRPDVAAAERAMAAANARIGVVRAAFFPQLQLTGGFGFESHDIGDLLKWSSRTWLLGPLVGTALSLPIFDGGARSAGVKQARAAYEENVANYREAVLVAFREVEDNLSDLRLLADQSKVQDDAVRASSRAAQLSRTRYNAGSVNYLDVIDAERNMLSAQRVAVQLAGGRVNATVGLVKALGGGWGDPSPQQTTVSQR from the coding sequence ATGAACGCGCTCAAACAACAACAGGGCGGGCCCGCGCGGCCCGGCTGCCGGACCCCGCTGGCGCTGGCCGCCGCGCTGTTCCTCGCGGCCTGCTCGCTGGCGCCGACCTACGAGAAACCGGACGTCGGCACCCCGACCGCCTTCAAGGAAGCCGCCCAGGGCGCCCAGGACGCCGAGGTGCCGCTGGCCGCCGGCGAGCAAGGCAAGTGGAAGACCGCCGAGCCCTCCATGCCGGCCGACGGCGCGTGGTGGAAGCTGTTCAACGACGCCACGCTCGACCGCCTGGAAGCCCAGGCCGGCGAGGCCAGCCCCACGCTGGCCGCAGCCGCCACACGCGTCAGCCAGGCCCGGGCCATCGTGCAATCCAACCGCGCGGCGCTCTTCCCCGAGCTGGATGCGGGCTTCGGCCCGACGCGCCAGCGCGCCTCCGCCGCATCGGCAGGGCTGCCGGTCGGTGCGCCGGTACAGCCGCAGACCTACTGGCGCGCCCAGGCCACCGTCTCGTATGAGGCCGACCTGTTCGGCCGCGTGCGCAACAGCGTGAACGCCGCCGATGCCGACGCCGAGCGCGTGGAAGCGCTCTACCGCGCGGCCCGCCTGTCGCTGCAGGCCGACGTGGCGCAGACCTACTTCAGCCTGCGCACGCTCGATGCCGAAGAGGCCCTGCTCGCCCGCACCGTGGTCGGCCGCGAAGAGGCGCTCAAGCTGGTGCAGCGCCGCTTCAGCACCGGCGACATCGGCGAGCTGGACGTCGCCCGCGCCGATGCCGAACTGGCCACCGCCCGCTCGGACCGCCTCGACGTGGCGCGCCGCCGTGCCTTGCTGGAGCACGCGCTGGCGACCCTGCTGGGCAAGGCGCCCTCGGGCTTCACCTTGGGCGCCGACCCGCTGCAGGCGGCCAACGTGCGCGTGCCGCCCGGCCTGCCCTCCGCCCTGCTGGAGCGCCGCCCCGACGTGGCCGCCGCCGAGCGCGCGATGGCCGCCGCCAATGCGCGCATCGGCGTGGTGCGCGCGGCGTTCTTCCCGCAATTGCAGCTCACGGGCGGCTTCGGCTTCGAGTCGCACGACATCGGCGATCTGCTCAAGTGGAGCAGCCGCACCTGGCTGCTCGGCCCCCTGGTGGGCACCGCGCTGTCGCTGCCGATCTTCGACGGCGGCGCGCGCAGCGCCGGCGTCAAGCAGGCTCGCGCCGCCTACGAAGAGAACGTCGCCAACTACCGCGAGGCCGTGCTGGTGGCCTTCCGCGAGGTGGAAGACAACCTCTCCGACCTGCGCCTGCTGGCCGACCAGTCCAAGGTGCAGGACGACGCCGTGCGCGCCTCCTCACGCGCCGCGCAGCTCTCGCGCACGCGCTACAACGCGGGCTCGGTCAACTACCTCGACGTGATCGATGCCGAACGCAACATGCTGTCGGCGCAGCGCGTGGCGGTGCAGCTGGCCGGCGGGCGCGTGAATGCGACGGTGGGACTGGTGAAGGCACTGGGCGGCGGATGGGGCGACCCGTCGCCGCAGCAGACCACGGTAAGCCAGCGCTAG